One segment of Anopheles stephensi strain Indian chromosome 3, UCI_ANSTEP_V1.0, whole genome shotgun sequence DNA contains the following:
- the LOC118509682 gene encoding homeobox protein araucan, with amino-acid sequence MIETVIGERRSSGFAVAGEEKTMSHFPFRGSPSAQSTTPTVPSAPSSPPTAPVAMAVTTVPPSARSASPCSATSGPPTSGPGGATGGGGGGSGGRCCDTGRPIFTDPISGQTVCSCQYDLISYQRLASAGIAGPGGVPLSMYSAPYSPETMAAYFPAIGADQAPFYANPAAAGIDLKENLAAGGAPWPYPSVYHPYDAAFGYPFNSYGMDLNGARRKNATRETTSTLKAWLNEHKKNPYPTKGEKIMLAIITKMTLTQVSTWFANARRRLKKENKMTWEPRNRVEDDDVNLDDDDDDNKSLKDDKEILDSKDSGTGSSEDGDRPSRLDMLDRPGGSEWNGSRNDSGPNSPDIYDRGVPAHHHHPLLHPSNFPPHLRPAISTPPDVNHTPSGSTNPSTKPRIWSLADMASKESKDSDSSSPTAGGYPSPGKMPVTPLAGRGLNPLHHHPYMRPEFYRNLYGHHLAPGSPEVSLLESYQRTFGATIGAHNGLPVNISPLISKASGSGPPFAPLSLTTANHHLHQQQHPHTAPPPGASPASSTSSNGPENLTPASVSLPSGTGPSEVKLINVLANSAKP; translated from the exons AGCACTACACCGACAGTTCCGTCTgcgccatcatcaccaccgacAGCGCCAGTCGCGATGGCCGTCACAACAGTACCCCCCAGTGCCCGGAGTGCGTCACCCTGCTCGGCCACCTCCGGTCCACCGACGTCCGGGCCGGGCGGTGCGACGGGCGGAGGTGGCGGTGGCTCCGGTGGACGCTGCTGCGATACGGGGCGACCCATCTTCACCGATCCCATCTCCGGACAGACGGTGTGCTCGTGTCAGTATGATCTCATCAGCTACCAGCGGTTAGCGAGCGCCGGCATCGCCGGTCCCGGCGGTGTTCCGCTCTCGATGTACAGTGCACCGTACTCGCCGGAAACGATGGCCGCCTACTTTCCCGCCATCGGTGCCGATCAGGCTCCGTTCTATGCAAATCCAGCG GCTGCAGGGATCGATCTGAAGGAAAACCTCGCTGCTGGTGGCGCACCGTGGCCTTATCCCTCCGTGTACCATCCGTACGATGCGGCATTCGGCTATCCGTTCAACTC GTACGGCATGGACCTGAATGGAGCACGACGAAAAAACGCCACACGGGAAACGACGAGCACGCTGAAGGCCTGGCTAAACGAGCACAAAAAGAACCCGTACCCGACCAAAGGCGAGAAGATTATGTTGGCGATCATCACGAAGATGACGCTGACGCAGGTGTCCACGTGGTTCGCGaacgcccggaggcgattgaaAAAGGAGAACAAGATGACCTGGGAACCGCGTAACCGCGTGGAGGACGATGATGTCAATctcgacgatgatgacgacgataaCAAGAGCTTAAAGGACGATAAGGAAATACTAG ATTCCAAAGATTCTGGCACCGGTTCGAGTGAGGATGGCGATCGACCCTCACGATTAGACATGCTGGACCGCCCGGGCGGTAGTGAGTGGAACGGATCGCGCAACGACAGCGGTCCCAACTCTCCGGACATCTACGACCGAGGCGTCCCcgcccatcaccaccatccccTGCTGCATCCCTCCAACTTCCCACCCCACCTGCGGCCAGCCATCTCGACCCCACCCGACGTGAACCACACCCCGAGCGGCAGCACGAACCCCAGCACAAAGCCACGCATCTGGTCACTGGCCGACATGGCCAGCAAGGAAAGCAAGGACTCCGACTCCTCCTCCCCAACGGCCGGCGGCTATCCTTCGCCGGGCAAAATGCCCGTCACCCCGCTCGCCGGCCGAGGGCTCAATCCGCTGCACCACCACCCGTACATGCGACCCGAGTTCTATCGGAATCTGTACGGACACCATCTGGCACCAGGGTCGCCCGAAGTTTCCCTGCTCGAATCGTACCAGCGCACGTTCGGTGCCACGATCGGTGCTCACAACGGGCTGCCCGTCAACATTAGCCCGCTAATATCGAAAGCCTCCGGCAGTGGGCCACCGTTCGCACCGCTCAGCCTCACCACCGccaaccaccacctccaccagcagcaacacccgCACACAGCACCACCGCCCGGGGCCTCACCCGCCTCCAGCACCTCCAGCAATGGGCCGGAAAATCTGACCCCCGCGTCCGTCTCGCTTCCGTCCGGCACGGGGCCCAGCGAGGTGAAGCTGATCAACGTGTTGGCCAACAGCGCCAAACCTTGA